One genomic segment of Synechocystis sp. LKSZ1 includes these proteins:
- a CDS encoding photosystem II manganese-stabilizing polypeptide, which translates to MRFRVSIVAFLSICLGILTFLSAGSALAVDKSQLTYDDILNTGLANSCPEISSFSRGTIPVEPNSSYVVSDFCMEPTQFFVKEEPLNKRQEAEFVEGKLLTRYTTSLEQIRGSIAVGADGVLTFKEKDGIDFQPITVLLPGGEEVPFFFTIKSFVGKTEPGFTSINSSTDFVGSVKVPSYRGAGFLDPKARGVYTGYDNAVALPASADSKELQRTNVKQTPIGKGTLSLQVTQVDGATGEIGGIFESIQPSDTDLGAKDPVDVKIRGIFYARVGAKV; encoded by the coding sequence ATGAGGTTTCGTGTATCCATCGTTGCCTTTCTATCGATATGTCTAGGGATTCTTACTTTTTTAAGTGCGGGATCGGCCTTAGCCGTCGATAAAAGCCAACTCACCTATGATGATATTTTGAATACGGGATTAGCTAACTCCTGCCCTGAGATCTCCTCCTTTAGCCGAGGAACGATCCCGGTGGAGCCCAATAGCTCCTACGTCGTCTCCGACTTTTGCATGGAGCCGACTCAGTTTTTTGTCAAAGAAGAACCTTTAAACAAACGTCAGGAAGCTGAATTTGTCGAAGGAAAACTCCTCACTCGCTATACGACTAGCCTAGAACAAATCCGGGGTTCTATTGCGGTTGGTGCCGATGGTGTTCTGACCTTTAAAGAAAAAGATGGTATTGATTTTCAACCCATCACAGTACTCTTACCCGGTGGCGAAGAAGTCCCCTTCTTTTTCACCATCAAGAGTTTTGTCGGTAAAACAGAACCCGGCTTCACCTCCATTAATAGCTCTACGGATTTTGTAGGTTCCGTCAAGGTGCCTTCCTATCGTGGTGCTGGCTTCCTCGATCCCAAGGCTCGGGGGGTTTATACCGGTTATGATAATGCTGTTGCCTTACCTGCTTCTGCCGATAGTAAGGAGTTGCAACGCACCAATGTTAAACAAACTCCCATTGGCAAAGGCACCCTTTCCCTACAAGTAACCCAAGTCGATGGCGCAACGGGGGAAATCGGGGGCATTTTTGAAAGCATTCAACCCTCTGATACCGACCTTGGGGCCAAGGATCCTGTGGACGTTAAGATTCGTGGTATTTTCTACGCTCGGGTTGGAGCCAAAGTCTAG
- the tatA gene encoding twin-arginine translocase TatA/TatE family subunit, protein MFGLGWTEVVLILLAVLLIFGPKKLPEIGAALGKTLRGFKEEIQPDTQTPEEEDH, encoded by the coding sequence ATGTTTGGACTCGGCTGGACGGAAGTGGTATTGATTCTTCTTGCGGTGTTATTGATCTTTGGACCCAAAAAATTGCCGGAAATTGGCGCAGCCCTCGGCAAGACGCTGCGGGGATTTAAGGAAGAAATTCAGCCCGATACCCAAACCCCGGAGGAAGAAGACCACTAA
- a CDS encoding glutathione peroxidase has protein sequence MTTSTTPSIYDFTVNTLAGQPIALSTFKGKVLLIVNTASQCGFTPQYAGLQALYEKCAAQGLEILGFPCNQFGQQEPGSAQDIQTFCTSRYGVSFPLFEKIEVNGPSAHPLYQFLTRSKPGLGIPGLMASEAIKWNFTKFLVNRQGQVVQRYASMAKPEELEKDIQALL, from the coding sequence ATGACCACCTCTACAACGCCCTCGATCTACGATTTCACCGTCAATACCTTGGCGGGACAACCCATTGCCCTCAGTACTTTTAAAGGTAAAGTTCTACTGATTGTTAATACCGCTAGTCAGTGTGGCTTCACCCCCCAATACGCTGGTCTGCAAGCCCTCTACGAAAAATGTGCTGCCCAAGGCCTCGAAATTCTAGGATTTCCCTGCAATCAGTTTGGTCAACAAGAACCGGGTTCCGCCCAAGACATCCAAACCTTCTGCACCAGTCGCTACGGTGTCAGCTTTCCTCTCTTTGAAAAAATTGAGGTCAATGGCCCCAGCGCCCATCCCCTCTATCAGTTCTTGACCCGTTCTAAACCGGGCCTGGGTATTCCAGGCTTGATGGCCTCGGAAGCAATCAAATGGAACTTCACTAAGTTTTTAGTAAACCGCCAAGGTCAGGTGGTGCAACGTTACGCCTCCATGGCTAAGCCAGAAGAGCTCGAAAAAGATATTCAGGCCCTGCTCTAG
- the miaB gene encoding tRNA (N6-isopentenyl adenosine(37)-C2)-methylthiotransferase MiaB, whose product MTPVPRRYHITTFGCQMNKADSERMAGILEGLGMAWSEDPNQADLILYNTCTIRDNAEQKVYSYLGRQAKRKQEKPDLTLIVAGCVAQQEGEQLLRRVPELDLVMGPQHANRLGDLLEQVFAGNQVVATEAVHIMEDITKPRRDSAVTAWVNVIYGCNERCSYCVVPNVRGVEQSRPPGAIRAEMEALAQQGYKEVTLLGQNIDAYGRDLPGVTETGRHLHTLTDLLYFVHDIDGIERIRFATSHPRYFTERLIKACQELPKVCEHFHIPFQSGDNDILKAMKRGYTIERYRQIIDKIRAYMPDAAISADVIVGFPGETEAQFENTLRVVEEIGFDLLNTAAYSPRPGTPAALWDNQLSEEVKADRLQRLNHLVALTAAERSQRYLGRVEDVLVEEQNSKDPRQVMGRTRGNRLTFFPGNIEQFRGQIVPVSITEVRAFSLTGEAVVTVPQSLALA is encoded by the coding sequence ATGACCCCTGTTCCCCGCCGCTACCACATCACCACCTTTGGCTGTCAGATGAATAAAGCTGACTCGGAGCGGATGGCCGGAATTTTAGAAGGCCTGGGCATGGCCTGGTCGGAAGACCCCAACCAAGCGGATTTAATTCTCTACAACACCTGCACGATTCGTGATAATGCCGAACAAAAAGTCTATTCCTACCTCGGCCGCCAAGCTAAACGGAAACAGGAGAAACCAGACTTGACCCTCATTGTGGCGGGTTGTGTGGCCCAGCAGGAGGGAGAACAGTTGCTCCGCCGTGTACCGGAATTGGATCTGGTCATGGGGCCCCAGCACGCTAACCGCCTGGGGGATTTGTTGGAACAAGTCTTTGCCGGCAATCAGGTGGTGGCCACGGAGGCTGTCCACATCATGGAGGATATTACCAAGCCTCGTCGGGATAGTGCCGTCACGGCCTGGGTAAATGTGATCTATGGCTGTAACGAACGCTGTAGCTACTGCGTGGTGCCCAATGTGCGGGGCGTCGAGCAATCCCGCCCACCGGGGGCCATCCGAGCCGAGATGGAAGCCCTGGCCCAACAAGGGTATAAAGAAGTGACCTTGCTAGGCCAAAATATTGATGCCTACGGTCGGGATCTGCCGGGGGTGACGGAAACGGGCCGCCATTTACACACCCTCACGGATCTGCTCTACTTTGTTCACGATATTGATGGTATTGAACGGATTCGCTTTGCTACCAGCCACCCCCGTTACTTCACCGAGCGATTAATTAAGGCCTGTCAGGAATTGCCCAAGGTCTGTGAGCATTTCCATATTCCCTTCCAGTCGGGGGATAACGACATCCTTAAAGCCATGAAGCGGGGCTATACCATTGAGCGCTACCGCCAAATTATCGATAAGATTCGTGCCTACATGCCTGATGCCGCCATCAGTGCCGATGTGATCGTCGGCTTTCCGGGAGAAACGGAGGCCCAGTTTGAAAATACCCTGCGCGTGGTGGAGGAAATTGGTTTTGATCTGTTGAATACGGCGGCCTATTCTCCCCGGCCAGGCACTCCGGCGGCCCTCTGGGACAATCAACTCTCGGAGGAGGTCAAGGCCGACCGACTGCAACGCTTAAATCATCTGGTGGCCCTCACGGCGGCGGAACGTTCCCAGCGCTACCTGGGACGAGTGGAAGACGTGCTGGTGGAGGAACAAAATAGCAAAGACCCCCGGCAGGTGATGGGACGAACCCGGGGCAACCGTCTCACCTTTTTCCCCGGTAATATTGAGCAATTCCGGGGCCAGATTGTACCGGTGAGCATCACGGAAGTGCGGGCCTTTAGTCTCACCGGGGAAGCAGTGGTTACTGTCCCCCAGTCCTTGGCCCTGGCCTAG
- a CDS encoding RNA polymerase sigma factor SigF yields MSPSIKESLKLETLNLLKQYRVSASTGLRNQIMELNLGLVRKEAYHWVGQCGENYEDLVQVGCMGLIRAIERFDVEKGHAFSSFAIPYIRGEIQHFLRDKGHCVRIPRRWLELGQQAMVEQQKFRTLFQRPATDGEIAQILEISLAEWQEIKLAFQNREPLSLDVKVSSEEDCQLNLGDCLSDHEFRSFQLSQEDQIRLQQALAQLEERTRRILEFVFLHDLTQRETAEELGISVITVSRRLKKGLQVLKKSLLTEIF; encoded by the coding sequence ATGTCCCCTTCCATCAAAGAATCCCTCAAGTTAGAAACCCTGAATTTGCTCAAGCAGTATCGGGTTTCAGCTAGCACAGGCCTCCGCAATCAAATCATGGAACTCAATCTAGGATTGGTGCGAAAGGAAGCTTACCACTGGGTCGGACAATGTGGTGAAAATTATGAAGACCTGGTGCAGGTGGGCTGTATGGGGTTGATTCGGGCCATTGAACGATTTGATGTGGAAAAGGGCCACGCTTTTAGCTCCTTTGCCATCCCCTACATCCGGGGAGAAATTCAACATTTCCTGCGAGATAAGGGCCATTGTGTTCGTATTCCCCGACGCTGGTTAGAGTTAGGACAACAGGCCATGGTGGAACAACAAAAATTCCGAACCCTATTCCAACGGCCGGCAACGGATGGAGAAATAGCTCAAATTCTGGAAATTTCCCTGGCGGAATGGCAGGAAATCAAGCTGGCTTTTCAAAACCGGGAACCCCTGAGTCTGGATGTTAAGGTAAGTTCCGAGGAAGATTGTCAACTCAACCTGGGAGACTGTTTGTCGGATCATGAATTTCGCAGTTTCCAACTGAGCCAAGAAGACCAAATTCGCCTCCAGCAGGCCCTGGCCCAACTGGAAGAGCGCACCCGGCGGATCCTCGAATTTGTCTTTCTGCACGACCTCACCCAACGGGAAACGGCAGAGGAGCTGGGCATTAGCGTGATTACGGTGTCTCGTCGCCTGAAAAAAGGCCTACAGGTGTTAAAAAAATCCTTACTGACGGAAATTTTTTGA